A section of the Agarivorans litoreus genome encodes:
- the tamA gene encoding autotransporter assembly complex protein TamA: protein MLFRLWPLLLVLFTTSVTAINFDYLGISGEAKDNVKVYLEAQTFPDNSSARRIISASSEQTKLALRALGYYQSRIKITKHAENTFLVDVELGERLQINKFDLNIVGAASKDSRFNSAVTRSGLAQGQVFTHAAYDNLKSEFNRLASRYGYFDAVYHKAEVQISIVNNTADIHLSYDSGERYRFGDIVFTNPELPRTMFANLAEFSKQDYYDSQKVGEFNQRLGETDYFQVISVRPDVENRHDDQIDLLVGLQLKPRDTFEVGGGITTDIGPRVRFKWTRPWVNDNGHSIAFEIEAAAPKQSALFVYRIPIDNPVDDYLDIQTGYIREKTNDTESEKTILSTTRQWRLESDWTPSLYLRWQHERYRQAEQFSVSDLVLPGVNFARLRTRGGLDPYWGDNLQVSLEVAHPYWGSDVEMLRLAGLSKWLRSYQNHRMLLRADLGGIFVDDISDVPASMRFFAGGDQSIRGYDYKTIGPKNELGQLIGGKYLAVASVEYNYQFAEKWRWATFVDGGTATNDFSEPVSVGVGMGIRWLTLIGPLRLDVAKGLQNESDPWRLHFSLGPDL from the coding sequence TTGTTGTTTCGCTTGTGGCCGTTGTTACTTGTATTGTTTACCACCTCGGTAACAGCGATAAATTTTGATTACTTGGGGATTTCAGGTGAAGCAAAAGATAATGTAAAAGTCTACCTAGAAGCGCAAACCTTTCCCGATAACAGTAGTGCCCGCCGTATTATCAGCGCTAGTAGTGAACAAACAAAGCTAGCCTTGCGCGCTTTAGGTTATTACCAAAGTAGAATTAAAATAACAAAACACGCAGAAAATACGTTTTTGGTTGACGTTGAACTAGGTGAACGCTTACAGATAAACAAGTTTGACTTGAATATTGTGGGCGCGGCAAGCAAAGACAGTCGCTTTAACAGTGCTGTTACTCGTAGTGGTTTAGCGCAAGGGCAAGTTTTTACTCACGCAGCATACGACAACCTTAAATCTGAGTTTAACCGCTTAGCTTCTCGTTATGGTTACTTTGATGCGGTTTATCATAAGGCTGAAGTTCAAATAAGTATTGTAAATAATACTGCCGACATTCACTTAAGCTATGATTCAGGCGAGCGTTATCGTTTTGGCGACATCGTATTTACCAACCCAGAGTTACCAAGAACCATGTTTGCGAATTTAGCTGAGTTTAGTAAGCAAGATTATTACGATTCGCAAAAGGTTGGGGAGTTTAATCAACGACTAGGCGAAACAGATTATTTTCAAGTGATATCCGTTCGCCCAGATGTCGAAAATCGCCATGATGACCAAATTGATTTACTGGTTGGCTTGCAATTAAAACCTCGTGATACCTTTGAAGTGGGTGGCGGTATTACTACTGACATTGGCCCTAGGGTTAGATTTAAATGGACTCGCCCATGGGTAAATGATAATGGTCACAGTATCGCCTTTGAAATTGAAGCCGCAGCACCAAAACAAAGTGCCTTGTTTGTCTACCGTATCCCTATTGATAACCCTGTGGATGATTATCTTGATATCCAAACGGGTTACATTAGAGAAAAGACCAATGATACCGAAAGTGAAAAAACCATTTTGTCTACCACTCGCCAATGGCGCCTAGAGAGTGATTGGACTCCTTCTTTATATTTGAGATGGCAACACGAAAGGTATCGCCAGGCAGAACAGTTCTCTGTGTCAGACTTAGTGCTGCCTGGTGTAAACTTTGCACGTTTACGAACCAGGGGGGGGTTAGATCCTTATTGGGGAGATAACTTACAAGTTAGTCTCGAAGTCGCACATCCATATTGGGGCTCAGATGTTGAAATGTTGCGCCTAGCAGGTTTGAGCAAATGGTTACGTTCATATCAAAATCATCGAATGTTACTAAGGGCTGACTTAGGCGGTATTTTTGTAGATGATATTAGTGATGTCCCTGCATCTATGCGTTTCTTTGCCGGTGGCGACCAAAGCATTCGTGGTTACGATTATAAAACGATAGGTCCAAAGAACGAGCTTGGGCAATTAATTGGTGGTAAATACCTCGCGGTTGCCAGTGTCGAGTATAACTATCAATTTGCCGAGAAATGGCGCTGGGCAACCTTTGTAGATGGAGGGACTGCAACCAATGATTTTTCTGAGCCTGTTTCTGTTGGTGTTGGTATGGGTATACGTTGGTTAACGCTTATTGGTCCCCTTCGTTTAGATGTTGCGAAGGGTTTACAGAATGAGTCTGACCCATGGCGCTTACATTTTTCTTTAGGGCCGGATTTATGA
- the mobB gene encoding molybdopterin-guanine dinucleotide biosynthesis protein B, protein MNTKWPKPIIALAGYSGSGKTTLLSQLIPQLKAAGLNVAVIKHSHHAIELDKSGKDSQKFVAAGADQVILSCPHKRYHFSIQQQHDELDEQLSWINWQLCDLVIVEGYRHSEVAKIEIHRSDLGKPLLFENDKRIIAVASPNHLSTDLPLFDLNKPELIADFILAYTNNEKFVK, encoded by the coding sequence ATGAATACAAAATGGCCAAAACCAATTATTGCCTTGGCAGGCTACAGTGGTAGTGGAAAAACTACCTTGCTAAGTCAACTGATTCCGCAGCTAAAGGCAGCTGGGTTAAATGTAGCGGTTATAAAACATAGCCATCACGCAATAGAGTTGGATAAATCGGGTAAAGACAGCCAAAAATTTGTAGCAGCTGGAGCCGATCAAGTCATACTCTCCTGCCCTCACAAACGGTACCACTTTAGTATTCAACAACAACATGACGAACTAGACGAACAACTGTCTTGGATAAACTGGCAACTATGCGATTTAGTAATAGTTGAAGGTTACCGACATAGCGAAGTGGCAAAAATAGAGATTCATCGAAGTGACCTTGGAAAGCCGTTATTGTTCGAAAATGATAAGCGCATCATCGCCGTTGCTAGTCCCAATCACCTCAGTACCGACCTACCTCTGTTTGATTTAAACAAACCTGAGCTTATAGCCGATTTCATATTGGCCTATACTAACAACGAAAAATTTGTGAAATAG
- a CDS encoding FAD-dependent oxidoreductase yields the protein MKPNKLIVVAVLTVVIGLIMWFDVGQWLNFETIKQSQADLQSTVENHLLVSIVAYFFLYVFVTAFSIPGAALLTLLAGALFGVVNGVIMVSFASTIGASLAFIVARYLVRDSLEQRYAEKLKSINKGIAKEGAFYLLSLRLIPVFPFFLINLVMALTKLPLKTFYWVSQIGMFPATVVYVNAGTELAKLDSLSGILSPSLLIAFTLLGILPYISKAILNGVKQRKVYAPYQKPSSFDNNMLVIGAGAGGLVSSYIAAAVKAKVTLVEKHLMGGDCLNTGCVPSKALIRSAKFAYEASNAEKFGYEKVDAQANFAKVMQRVHDVIQQVEPHDSVERYTKLGVNCVQGTAKIISPWEVEIDGKSVTTQNIVVATGARPLVPGIPGLQDVEYLTSDTLWQLKQLPQKLLVLGGGPIGCELAQSFARLGAQVTQIEMADHLLIREDLEVSKLLEEQFTHEGINLLLGWKAVSFHNQNGLQSVKLFKSGQEKEVNFDKVILALGRVANTKGFGLEELGIENSERGTIAVNEHLQTSIPNIYAVGDVAGPYQFTHFAAHQAWYAAVNALFGRFKKFKADYSVIPAATYTYPEVARVGLNEQEAKQQDIGYEVTNFELEELDRAIAEGATKGFIKVLTVPGKDKILGATIVGEHAGELLAEFTLAMKHGLGLNKILGTIHAYPTMMEANKYVAGEWKRNHAPEKILSYLERFHTWTRKA from the coding sequence ATGAAACCAAATAAACTGATTGTTGTTGCAGTGCTTACTGTTGTTATAGGCCTTATCATGTGGTTCGACGTAGGCCAATGGCTCAACTTCGAAACCATTAAGCAAAGCCAAGCTGATTTACAAAGCACCGTAGAAAATCACCTCTTAGTGTCTATTGTTGCTTATTTCTTTTTGTATGTATTTGTAACCGCATTTTCGATACCAGGCGCAGCCCTTCTTACGTTGTTGGCCGGCGCATTATTTGGTGTAGTGAACGGCGTAATAATGGTTTCATTTGCCAGTACTATCGGCGCGAGTTTAGCGTTTATAGTAGCTCGTTACTTAGTAAGAGACAGCTTAGAACAGCGCTATGCCGAAAAACTAAAGAGCATAAATAAAGGTATAGCAAAAGAAGGTGCTTTTTATCTTTTAAGTTTACGGCTAATACCCGTCTTCCCTTTCTTTTTAATCAACCTTGTAATGGCTTTAACCAAACTGCCTCTTAAAACCTTTTATTGGGTAAGCCAAATAGGTATGTTCCCAGCAACCGTAGTGTATGTAAACGCAGGCACCGAGTTAGCAAAGTTAGATAGCTTATCGGGAATATTGTCACCGTCTCTTCTTATCGCCTTCACCCTATTGGGTATTCTTCCCTACATTAGTAAGGCTATATTAAACGGAGTGAAGCAACGTAAAGTCTACGCCCCCTACCAAAAGCCAAGTTCATTTGATAACAACATGTTGGTTATTGGAGCGGGTGCTGGTGGCTTAGTGAGTTCTTACATTGCTGCGGCTGTTAAAGCTAAAGTCACCCTAGTAGAAAAGCACTTAATGGGGGGCGATTGTTTAAACACTGGTTGTGTCCCCTCTAAAGCATTAATACGTAGCGCTAAGTTTGCCTATGAAGCGAGTAATGCAGAAAAATTTGGCTATGAGAAAGTTGATGCACAAGCAAATTTTGCCAAGGTCATGCAACGTGTACATGATGTTATTCAACAAGTGGAACCCCATGACTCGGTCGAGCGTTATACCAAATTAGGGGTTAACTGCGTTCAAGGCACCGCAAAAATTATTAGCCCTTGGGAAGTCGAAATAGATGGTAAATCGGTGACTACCCAAAACATTGTGGTTGCTACTGGTGCTCGGCCACTAGTACCTGGCATCCCCGGTTTGCAAGACGTCGAGTATTTAACCTCTGATACGCTTTGGCAGCTTAAACAACTCCCACAGAAGCTACTGGTGTTAGGTGGCGGTCCTATTGGCTGTGAATTAGCGCAAAGTTTTGCACGATTAGGCGCACAAGTGACCCAAATCGAAATGGCCGACCACTTATTGATACGAGAAGATCTAGAAGTTAGTAAGTTGTTAGAAGAGCAGTTTACCCATGAAGGCATCAATCTACTATTAGGTTGGAAAGCGGTTAGTTTTCATAATCAAAACGGTCTGCAAAGTGTGAAACTGTTTAAAAGCGGGCAAGAAAAAGAGGTTAATTTTGATAAAGTAATATTGGCATTAGGCCGTGTTGCAAATACTAAGGGCTTTGGATTAGAAGAGCTTGGTATTGAAAATTCAGAGCGCGGCACGATTGCGGTAAATGAACATTTGCAAACCAGTATCCCCAATATTTATGCAGTTGGCGATGTAGCTGGCCCTTACCAATTTACTCATTTTGCTGCTCACCAAGCTTGGTATGCCGCTGTAAACGCGCTATTTGGTCGATTCAAAAAATTCAAAGCGGATTACTCAGTAATTCCAGCTGCTACGTACACCTATCCTGAAGTTGCTCGTGTAGGTTTAAATGAACAAGAAGCCAAGCAACAGGACATTGGCTACGAAGTGACTAATTTTGAACTGGAAGAACTAGACCGCGCGATTGCAGAAGGTGCAACTAAAGGTTTCATTAAAGTGCTTACTGTGCCAGGGAAAGACAAAATACTTGGTGCAACTATTGTTGGCGAGCATGCTGGAGAATTACTGGCCGAGTTTACTTTAGCAATGAAGCATGGCCTTGGCTTAAATAAAATCCTAGGAACCATACATGCCTACCCAACCATGATGGAAGCCAACAAGTACGTTGCTGGTGAATGGAAGCGTAATCACGCTCCTGAAAAAATCTTATCTTATCTTGAAAGATTCCATACATGGACAAGAAAAGCTTAA
- a CDS encoding putative bifunctional diguanylate cyclase/phosphodiesterase gives MYRFKRISLSVVIPILALALLVIAQGLLLLGTLHEQRNNMAEHASQRLLHIGYQLQQSLSDSLSRHQWDIAERQLTLVALNQQLDSLQVIDPQGLVQISNKRAEKSLFAADNANYFNTELFNQVKTNRSPVTQVLPEQWQVNLYLPLDMGPREDSLRRAEQGAIFVSYNLKNTWLVKRQMIIDEAIKTFIYMSVAMLLLVLMLNRLLVRPINKLVGRTKQIQTHRNANIAAKSQGEIGALEYAIGKMANGIHSSFAQLQRSEQRWQFALSGSGDGIWDWNLITNSVYYSPQWKAMLGYQDTEIGEKIEEWESRIHPEDLDKTLNELRKHLKKKNKVYESMHRVKHKDGHYLWVLSRGMVVERSERGLPSRVISTQTNISEVRSAQELVRFQSSHDDITRLSNRRKLLENLDLEIERGRKSNKVGALIYLDIDHFKNVNDMLGHAAGDLLLRLIAHRLREGRSSTETVARLGGDEFALLVPNLSSDREEAKQLASNMAEHLGRVIHKEFVIKGNQISLNLTTGVALFPNHDSNATEILRQADIALYHGKDNERSSVHVFSDQMADEIQERHQLTKMMREALENEDMVAYFQPRYNANFEMVGAETLLRWFDTKLGWISPGRFIPLAEETGLIVTLGQWVMRSACETLKTWEDRGLPENFKTLSINVSPNQFHRNTFVQETLAIIQQAGCDPKLIELEITEGVLVDNVQDTVEKIQALRDIGVRFSVDDFGTGYSSLAYLNKLPINCLKIDKSFVSELQSGGSECAIITTIISMAENLDLEVIAEGVETEYQLEFLKYRRCTVYQGFYFSEALEPEIFEERLFVGQAEIA, from the coding sequence GTGTATAGGTTTAAACGGATTTCATTAAGTGTAGTAATACCAATTCTAGCACTAGCTTTGTTAGTTATTGCTCAAGGTTTATTGTTATTGGGTACACTTCATGAGCAACGCAATAATATGGCAGAGCATGCCAGTCAACGTTTACTACATATTGGTTATCAGTTACAACAAAGTTTGTCCGATAGTCTGTCTCGTCATCAATGGGACATTGCCGAGAGACAATTGACTCTAGTTGCGCTAAATCAGCAATTAGATTCTCTTCAGGTTATTGACCCACAAGGTTTAGTACAAATATCGAATAAACGTGCTGAAAAGAGCTTGTTTGCTGCAGATAACGCTAATTATTTTAATACCGAGTTGTTCAATCAAGTAAAAACTAATCGTTCTCCAGTAACGCAAGTGTTGCCAGAGCAATGGCAAGTAAATCTATATTTGCCTTTAGATATGGGTCCAAGGGAAGACAGTTTGAGGCGAGCAGAGCAAGGCGCGATCTTTGTTAGCTATAATCTAAAAAATACTTGGTTGGTCAAGCGACAGATGATCATAGATGAAGCAATTAAAACCTTTATCTACATGTCTGTAGCGATGTTATTACTAGTATTGATGCTGAATCGTCTTTTAGTGCGACCGATTAATAAGTTGGTAGGACGGACTAAACAAATTCAAACTCACCGCAATGCAAATATCGCGGCAAAAAGCCAAGGTGAGATTGGTGCCTTAGAGTATGCTATAGGCAAAATGGCTAATGGTATTCACAGTAGCTTTGCTCAACTGCAACGCAGTGAACAACGTTGGCAGTTTGCTTTGAGCGGCTCTGGCGATGGTATTTGGGATTGGAATCTAATCACGAATTCTGTCTACTACTCGCCCCAGTGGAAGGCAATGTTGGGTTATCAAGATACTGAAATAGGAGAAAAAATTGAGGAGTGGGAGTCTCGTATTCATCCAGAAGATCTAGATAAAACCCTCAATGAATTACGTAAACACCTTAAAAAGAAAAACAAGGTGTATGAATCGATGCACCGGGTTAAACATAAAGATGGTCACTATTTATGGGTGTTATCTAGAGGCATGGTCGTAGAGCGCAGCGAACGTGGTCTACCTTCACGAGTGATTAGCACGCAGACAAACATTTCCGAAGTGCGTTCAGCTCAAGAGTTGGTGCGTTTTCAATCTTCACATGATGACATTACGCGATTGTCTAATCGTAGAAAACTTCTAGAAAATCTGGATTTGGAAATTGAAAGAGGACGTAAGTCCAACAAAGTTGGTGCGCTAATTTATCTCGATATTGACCACTTTAAAAATGTGAATGACATGTTAGGGCATGCCGCTGGTGACTTATTGCTTCGATTAATCGCTCACCGACTTAGAGAAGGGCGAAGCAGTACTGAAACGGTTGCTCGTCTTGGTGGTGATGAATTTGCGTTATTGGTGCCTAATCTTTCTAGTGACCGCGAAGAAGCGAAACAGCTTGCCAGTAACATGGCTGAGCATTTAGGTCGAGTTATTCACAAAGAGTTTGTGATTAAAGGTAACCAAATATCGCTAAACTTAACCACTGGTGTAGCCTTGTTCCCTAATCACGATAGTAATGCTACAGAGATTTTACGTCAGGCAGACATTGCACTCTATCACGGTAAAGATAACGAACGCTCCAGTGTTCATGTATTCTCTGATCAAATGGCCGACGAAATTCAAGAGCGTCACCAGTTAACTAAAATGATGAGAGAAGCGCTAGAAAACGAAGATATGGTGGCGTATTTTCAGCCACGTTATAACGCCAATTTTGAGATGGTGGGTGCCGAAACACTGCTTCGTTGGTTCGACACCAAATTAGGTTGGATTTCTCCTGGGCGGTTTATTCCACTGGCCGAAGAAACTGGCTTAATTGTCACCCTAGGACAATGGGTTATGCGTAGTGCCTGTGAAACGTTAAAAACCTGGGAAGATCGAGGTTTACCAGAAAACTTTAAAACTTTATCAATAAACGTTAGCCCCAATCAGTTCCACCGCAACACCTTTGTGCAAGAAACACTAGCCATTATTCAACAAGCTGGCTGTGACCCTAAACTCATTGAGTTAGAAATTACAGAAGGTGTATTGGTAGATAACGTGCAAGACACGGTAGAAAAAATTCAAGCGCTACGTGATATAGGGGTTCGTTTCTCGGTAGATGATTTTGGTACTGGCTATTCGTCACTGGCGTATTTAAACAAGTTGCCAATTAATTGTTTAAAAATTGATAAGTCCTTTGTGAGCGAATTACAAAGTGGTGGTAGTGAATGTGCCATTATTACGACCATCATCTCTATGGCCGAGAACTTGGATTTAGAGGTTATTGCAGAAGGTGTAGAGACCGAGTATCAATTAGAGTTCTTAAAGTACCGTCGTTGTACGGTTTATCAAGGGTTTTATTTTAGTGAAGCACTTGAGCCAGAGATTTTTGAAGAACGTTTATTTGTGGGTCAGGCTGAAATAGCCTGA
- a CDS encoding ABC transporter substrate-binding protein: MKVTFLSTKAIKCGLLLFLGSFLIACQSEIQPLRVAVSPWLGFEPIFLSKQLSFEGSNDYIVNELTTPSHVMHAIKSGQVDAGFLSLTETISLLAERVDLTVVAIIDRSVGGDALVTRQDITNIEQLKGERIGYESLSVASLVMDDWLQDTKVNADDFVLVEAKLDEQLALFRRGEISAVMTSGPIQSRLVDNLSANVLYKSAAQGQSYYRVMVVRTDVLQKKRNSISKLLGNFYKANTWLEEHSREGYKLIAKRTQLYSKEVRQAYGNIQMLNAQQSIALFSGNFILRLAQEKAQRMAELELIHRAPDLSRSFTSQWLMELNGV; the protein is encoded by the coding sequence ATGAAAGTTACCTTTTTATCAACCAAAGCGATTAAGTGTGGACTACTGCTGTTTTTGGGTAGTTTCTTGATTGCATGTCAAAGTGAAATTCAACCGCTGCGTGTTGCCGTTTCCCCATGGTTGGGGTTCGAACCTATATTTCTGTCTAAACAGCTCTCTTTTGAGGGTTCAAACGATTACATTGTTAACGAGCTTACTACTCCCAGCCACGTGATGCATGCGATAAAAAGTGGGCAAGTAGATGCGGGTTTTTTAAGCCTAACCGAAACAATTAGTTTGTTAGCTGAGCGGGTCGATTTAACCGTGGTGGCAATCATCGACAGAAGTGTAGGAGGCGATGCTTTAGTCACTCGGCAAGATATAACCAACATTGAACAATTAAAGGGTGAGCGCATTGGTTATGAAAGTTTATCAGTAGCATCTCTTGTGATGGATGATTGGTTACAAGATACCAAAGTTAATGCTGATGATTTTGTATTAGTAGAAGCCAAACTTGATGAGCAGTTAGCGCTCTTTCGCAGAGGTGAAATTAGTGCGGTTATGACTTCTGGGCCTATTCAAAGCCGTTTAGTAGATAATTTATCTGCCAATGTGCTTTATAAGAGTGCTGCACAAGGACAATCTTATTATCGAGTCATGGTGGTAAGAACTGATGTGTTACAAAAGAAACGTAATAGTATTAGTAAACTATTAGGTAATTTTTACAAAGCGAATACTTGGCTAGAAGAGCATTCGCGAGAAGGCTACAAGCTAATTGCCAAGCGTACTCAGTTATATAGTAAAGAAGTTCGTCAAGCTTATGGAAATATTCAAATGCTTAATGCTCAACAAAGCATTGCACTTTTCTCGGGTAATTTTATTTTGAGACTTGCGCAAGAAAAAGCGCAACGTATGGCTGAGTTGGAATTGATCCACCGAGCGCCCGACTTGTCTCGAAGCTTTACCAGCCAGTGGTTAATGGAGTTGAACGGTGTATAG
- the htpX gene encoding protease HtpX has protein sequence MKRILLFLGTNLAVVLVLGIVMNIVFSALGISTQSMGGLLIFCAIFGFGGSIISLLISKWMAKRSTGAQVITTPRNQTEAWLVDTVARQAKAAGIGMPEVAIYNAPDMNAFATGAKRDDALVAVSTGLLDNMTRDEVEAVLAHEVSHIANGDMVTLTLIQGVVNTFVMFLARIIANVISSAMSNNNENGQGMGTFAYIATVFVLEMVFGILASIIVMWFSRQREYRADEGSAKLVGKDKMINALQRLGGSREPEMEGSMMAFGINGKRSMSELFLSHPPLEKRIAALRAR, from the coding sequence ATGAAACGTATATTGTTGTTTTTAGGCACTAACTTGGCTGTTGTTTTAGTGCTAGGCATTGTAATGAATATAGTGTTCTCTGCTCTGGGGATCTCTACCCAAAGCATGGGCGGCTTGTTGATTTTCTGTGCTATTTTTGGCTTCGGCGGCTCTATCATTTCTTTGCTTATTTCTAAGTGGATGGCAAAGCGCTCTACAGGTGCTCAGGTTATTACAACACCGAGAAACCAAACTGAAGCATGGTTGGTTGATACCGTGGCAAGGCAGGCAAAAGCTGCAGGTATAGGTATGCCAGAAGTTGCTATCTACAATGCTCCAGATATGAACGCATTTGCTACTGGCGCTAAGCGAGATGATGCCCTGGTAGCTGTGAGTACAGGTCTTTTAGATAACATGACTCGTGACGAGGTCGAAGCTGTTCTAGCCCACGAAGTGAGCCATATTGCTAATGGCGATATGGTTACCCTTACTTTGATCCAAGGTGTAGTTAATACCTTTGTAATGTTCCTAGCGCGAATCATCGCTAACGTTATTAGCTCTGCTATGAGCAATAATAATGAGAACGGACAGGGAATGGGAACCTTTGCCTATATTGCAACTGTGTTTGTGCTAGAAATGGTTTTTGGTATTTTAGCCAGCATTATTGTCATGTGGTTTTCGCGTCAACGCGAGTACCGCGCCGATGAAGGCTCTGCCAAGTTAGTTGGTAAAGACAAAATGATTAATGCCTTACAGCGTTTAGGTGGAAGTAGAGAGCCTGAAATGGAAGGCTCTATGATGGCTTTTGGTATCAACGGCAAACGTTCCATGAGCGAGCTGTTTTTGAGCCACCCACCTTTAGAAAAACGCATTGCTGCATTGCGAGCGAGATAA
- the bioD gene encoding dethiobiotin synthase: MTKSVFITGTDTEVGKTVVSCGLVKALHNKFSIVNGFKPIAAGTEIFDSVEGNEDALALMKVNSSELDYAEVNPVMLKHAIAPHIAAKLEKKPVDSALMASGLQRLVGKSDFVVVEGAGGWHVPLNEQGLMMSDWVASQGLPVVLVVGVKLGCLNHALLSAEAIKASGCNLVAWVANNLSEPSDISKLNISYLQDAIDAPCIAELPYSTSLNADLAAECFDIDALVSQI; the protein is encoded by the coding sequence ATGACTAAGTCTGTTTTTATCACTGGTACTGATACGGAAGTAGGTAAGACCGTAGTAAGTTGTGGCCTGGTAAAAGCGTTACACAACAAGTTCTCAATTGTGAATGGGTTTAAACCCATTGCAGCTGGAACTGAAATATTTGATTCAGTTGAAGGCAATGAAGATGCGCTGGCATTAATGAAGGTCAACTCTAGTGAACTCGACTATGCAGAAGTAAATCCAGTAATGCTAAAACATGCGATAGCGCCGCATATCGCTGCGAAGCTTGAGAAAAAGCCGGTTGATAGCGCGTTAATGGCCAGTGGATTACAGCGTTTAGTTGGTAAATCAGATTTTGTTGTGGTTGAAGGAGCAGGCGGCTGGCATGTGCCACTTAATGAACAAGGGCTGATGATGTCTGATTGGGTAGCTTCGCAAGGTTTACCAGTAGTGTTGGTTGTCGGGGTAAAGCTTGGATGTCTTAATCATGCCTTGCTAAGCGCTGAAGCGATAAAAGCCAGTGGTTGTAATTTGGTCGCTTGGGTAGCTAATAATTTAAGTGAGCCTTCAGATATATCAAAATTGAATATCAGCTATTTGCAAGATGCCATAGATGCTCCTTGTATCGCTGAACTTCCTTATAGCACCAGCCTTAATGCTGACTTAGCAGCGGAATGCTTTGATATAGATGCTCTAGTCAGTCAAATCTAA
- the bioC gene encoding malonyl-ACP O-methyltransferase BioC: MVIDKQQVARHFSKAADTYNEYAELQRNIGETLLSYLPNKVYPLAIDLGCGTGYFSRSLKAHSSHVVALDLSLAMVIKAKHYAQPGAALVSDAEHLGLADNSVDLVFSSLALQWCNDLSSALKEIKRVLKPNGVLLFSTLSQGTLSELEQAWSSIDSHRHVNRFLTQEDIVQAASKAGFTNAKFHHEQRTLWYEHAFLLLADLKGIGANYVVGGEPNSTNRGQLKAMARNYKEMFGQATNNMQISATYKVSYGVLIND, encoded by the coding sequence ATGGTCATCGATAAACAGCAGGTTGCTCGTCACTTCTCCAAAGCCGCTGATACTTATAATGAATATGCCGAGTTGCAACGCAATATTGGCGAAACCTTATTAAGCTACTTACCTAATAAGGTTTATCCTCTAGCTATAGATTTAGGCTGTGGCACTGGCTATTTCTCTCGTTCTCTAAAGGCTCACTCATCTCACGTTGTGGCCTTAGATTTGTCTTTAGCAATGGTAATTAAAGCAAAGCACTATGCTCAGCCAGGTGCAGCGTTGGTTAGTGATGCCGAACACTTAGGCTTAGCCGACAATAGTGTAGATTTAGTATTTTCAAGCTTAGCATTGCAGTGGTGCAATGATCTTTCCTCTGCATTGAAAGAAATTAAACGGGTACTTAAGCCAAATGGGGTTTTGTTATTTTCCACCCTCAGCCAAGGTACCTTATCTGAGTTAGAGCAAGCGTGGTCTAGTATCGATTCCCACCGTCATGTAAACCGATTCCTAACTCAGGAAGATATTGTACAAGCGGCTAGCAAAGCCGGTTTTACTAATGCCAAGTTTCACCATGAGCAACGAACTCTTTGGTATGAGCATGCCTTTTTGTTGCTAGCGGATTTAAAAGGTATCGGCGCAAACTATGTGGTTGGGGGAGAGCCAAATTCAACAAATCGCGGTCAACTAAAGGCTATGGCTAGAAACTACAAGGAAATGTTCGGCCAAGCAACCAACAACATGCAAATTAGTGCCACCTATAAAGTAAGCTATGGAGTATTGATTAATGACTAA